One Streptomyces sp. 840.1 genomic window, CGCCTCACGGCTGCGGCGGATCGCCGGCCCGGCCGGTGTCATGGCGGGCGTCCTCGGGGCCTTCGTCCTCGTCGGCTCCGTCGACCCCAACGAACCGGGCCACTACCCGGTCTGCCCGCTGCTCCGCTTCACCGGCATCTACTGCCCCGGCTGCGGCGGGCTGCGCAGCGCGTACGCCGTCGCACACGGCGACATCGGGGCGGCGTTCGGCTCCAACGCGCTCGCCGTCATCGGCTACGGGATCTTCGCCGTGGCCTGGGTCCTGTGGATGGTCCGATCGGCCGCCGGGAGGCCCGCGCGGCTCGCGCTGAGGCCCGTCCACTGGTGGGCGGTCGGAGCCGTTCTGATGATCTTCACAGTCGTCCGGAATCTGCCGTTCGGATCGGCGCTGGCGCCGTGAATGCCCAGGTAGTGGGACATTCGTCGGCCGGATGCGGGCCCATCGGCCTCCTGCGGATACCATCGGCATGGCTGATCCTGTTCTCTTGTCACCGTCCCGGAAGGGGGCCGATCGCGTGAGTGTGCTCGACGAGATCATCGACGGCGTACGCGCCGACCTCGCAGAGCGGCAGGCGCGCGTCAGCCTCGATGAGCTGAAGGAACGCGCGGCGCGCGCCCCCCAGGCGAAGGACGGAGTCGCCGCCCTGCGCGGCGAGGGCGTGACCGTCATCTGCGAGGTAAAGCGCTCCAGCCCCTCCAAGGGGGCCCTCGCCGCCATCGCCGACCCCGCCGCACTGGCCGCGGACTACGAGGCCGGCGGCGCGTCCGTCATCTCCGTCCTCACCGAGGAACGCCGCTTCGGCGGTTCGCTCGCGGACCTGGAGGCCGTCCGCGCCAAGGTCGACATCCCGGTCCTGCGCAAGGACTTCATCGTCACCTCGTACCAGCTGTGGGAGGCACGGGCGTACGGCGCCGACCTCGCGCTGCTCATCGTCGCCGCCCTCGACCAGGAGGCCCTGGTCTCCCTCATCGAGCGCGCCGAGTCCATCGGCCTGACGCCGCTGGTCGAGGCGCACGACGAGGAGGAGGCGGAGCGTGCGGTGGACGCCGGCGCACGGATCATCGGCGTCAACGCGCGCAACCTGAAGGACCTCAAGGTCGACCGCTCCACCTTCGAGCGGGTCGCCCCCGAGATCCCCGACCGCATCGTCAAGGTCGCCGAGTCCGGTGTCCGGGGCCCGCACGACCTCATCGCCTACGCCAACGCCGGCGCCGACGCCGTGCTGGTCGGCGAGTCCCTGGTCACCGGCCGCGACCCGCGGGTCGCCGTCGCCGACCTGGTCGCCGCCGGCGCCCACCCCGCGCTCCGGCACGGACGGGGCTGAGCCCACCCGTGTCCGCCGACCGTTCCGCGCCCCGAGTCCGGCCGGGCCTGCGCCCCGCCGCGGCCGCCGGCCGGGACCCGCACGCGCCGCTGGCGCGCGGCTGCCGCCCCCGCGGCTGCCGCGCCCCCGCGCGCCGCGTGCACGGCCGGCGGGTGCGGTACGTGATCGGTGACGAACCCGGCCAGGTCAACGGCATGCGATGGCGCACGGGGTCCGCGCAGTAAGCGAGCCCCGGCCGTCGCACCCACCGCCCACCAGGCGGAACCCGCACGACCGCACCCGCCCGGCCCCCGGCCGAGGCGGCGCTCCGCTCACGGCGCAATACGGTGAATCCACGCATCCACCCATGCCATGTCGAGGAGCACACGTCGGATGTCATCTGACTTCTTCATTCCGGACCCGGACGGTCTGATCCCCAGCGCCGAGGGGTACTTCGGCGCATACGGCGGCAAGTTCATCCCCGAGGCGCTCGTCGCCGCCGTGGACGAGGTCGCCGTCGAGTACGACAAGGCGAAGGCCGACCCGGCGTTCGCCGCCGAGCTCAACGAGCTCATGGTCAACTACACCGGCCGCCCCAGCGCCCTCACCGAGGTGCCGCGCTTCGCGGAACACGCCGGCGGCGCCCGGATCTTCCTCAAGCGCGAGGACCTCAACCACACCGGCTCGCACAAGATCAACAACGTGCTCGGCCAGGCGCTCCTCACCAGGCGCATGGGCAAGACCCGCGTCATCGCGGAGACCGGGGCCGGCCAGCACGGCGTCGCCACCGCGACCGCCTGCGCGCTCTTCGGCCTCGAATGCACCATCTACATGGGTGAGATCGACACCGAGCGCCAGGCGCTCAACGTGGCGCGGATGCGGATGCTCGGCGCCGAGGTCATCGCCGTGAAGTCCGGTTCCCGCACCCTCAAGGACGCCATCAACGAGGCGTTCCGCGACTGGGTCGCCAACGTGGACCGCACGCACTACCTCTTCGGCACGGTCGCAGGCCCGCACCCCTTCCCCGCCATGGTCCGCGACTTCCACCGCGTCATCGGCGTCGAGGCCAGGCGGCAGATCCTGGAGCGGGCCGGCCGGCTGCCGGACGCCGCGGTCGCCTGCGTCGGCGGCGGCTCCAACGCCATCGGCCTCTTCCACGCCCTCATCCCGGACGAGGACGTCCGCCTCATCGGCTGCGAGCCGGCCGGCCACGGGGTGGAGACCGGCGAGCACGCGGCGACCCTGACCGAGGGCGAGCCCGGCATCCTGCACGGTTCGCGCAGCTACGTCCTCCAGGACGAGGAGGGCCAGATCACCGAGCCGTACTCCATCTCGGCCGGCCTGGACTACCCGGGCATCGGCCCGGAGCACGCCTACCTGAAGGACATCGGCCGCGGCGAGTACCGCGCGGTCACCGACGACGCGGCCATGCAGGCGCTGCGGCTGCTCTCCCGCACCGAGGGGATCATCCCGGCCATCGAGAGCGCGCACGCGCTGGCCGGGGCCCTGGAGGTCGGCAAGGAGCTCGGCAAGGACGGCCTGATCCTGGTCAACCTGTCCGGCCGGGGCGACAAGGACATGGACACGGCGGCCCGGTACTTCGGGCTGTACGAGGCCGACGCGGCCGTCGAGGCGGACGCGGCCGGCCACGGCGCCGAGATCGAGGGGGACGCCAAGTGAGCGGCAACATCGAGCTGTTGAACACCACCCTCGCCGCCGCGAAGGCCGAGGACCGGGCCGCGCTGATCGCGTACCTGCCCGCCGGCTTCCCGACCGTCGACGGCGGCATCGCTGCCGTCAAGGCGGTGGCCGCCGGTGGCGCCGACGTCGTCGAGGTGGGTCTCCCGCACAGCGACCCGGTGCTCGACGGACCGGTCATCCAGACCGCCGACGACATCGCCCTGCGCGGCGGAGTCAAGATCGCCGACGTGATGCGCACGGTCCGCGAGGCGCACGAGGCGACCGGCATCCCGATCCTGGTCATGACGTACTGGAACCCGATCGACCGCTACGGCGTCGAACGCTTCACCGCCGAGCTGGCCGAGGCGGGCGGCGCCGGGTGCATCCTGCCCGACCTGCCGGTCCAGGAGTCCGCCCTGTGGCGCGAGCACGCCGAGAAGCACGGTCTGGCGACCGTCTTCGTCGTCGCGCCGAGCAGCAAGGACGAGCGCCTCGCCACCATCACGGCGGCCGGCTCCGGCTTCGTCTACGCCGCCTCGCTGATGGGGGTCACCGGCACCCGCGTCTCGGTCGGCGAACAGGCTCAGGACCTGGTGCGCCGCACCCGCGCCACCACCGGCCTCCCGGTCTGTGTCGGCCTCGGTGTGTCCAACGCGGACCAGGCGGCCGAGGTCGCCGGCTTCGCCGACGGGGTCATCGTCGGTTCCGCCTTCGTCAAGCGGATGCTGGACGCGCCGGACGAGCAGGCCGGCCTGGCGGCCGTCCGCTCACTGGCGGCCGATCTGGCCGAGGGTGTTCGAAAGCGCTGACACCGGGCGTAACCCGAATGGGTGGACCTGGGACCGGGGAGGCACGAGAGTGCCTCCCCGGTTCGTTGCTGCGGTGTGAGCGAGAAGAACCAAGAGGGAAAAAGGGCCGCGCGAGACCGGCTGATCCAGCAGCGTGAGCAGATGAAGGCGCGGGAGCGCCGCCGCCGCACGCTGATCGTCTCGACCGCCGTGGTGGGGGTTCTCGCCCTGGCCGCCGTCGTCGGCGTGATCGCCGCGAACAGCGGCGGCAAGGGTGACAAGGACAAGGCGTCGGGTCCCGCCGTCGCACCGTCGGGCGCGACCGGCAAGGACAGCCTCGCCATCCAGGTGGGAGCGGACGACGCCCCGTCCACGCTCACGATCTGGGAGGACTTCCGCTGCCCGGTCTGCGCCCAGTTCGAGAACGCGTTCCGGGACACGATCCACCAGTTGGAGCAGAGCAAGCAGCTCAAGGTCGAGTACCACCTCGCCACGCTGATCGACGGCAATCTCGGCGGCAGCGGCTCCCTCAAGGCAGCCAACGCGGCGGCCTGCGCCCAGGACGTGGGCAAGTTCTCCGCGTACCACGACATCCTGTACCGCAACCAGCCGCAGGAGTCCGACGACGCCTTCGGCGACAACAGCAAGCTGATCGACCTGTCCAAGAAGGTCGAGGGCCTCGATACCCCCGCCTTCCGCAGCTGTGTCGAGGACGGCACGCACGACAGCTGGGTCCAGAAGTCCGACAAGGCGTTCCGCGACGGCGGCTTCCAGGGCACGCCGACGGCGCTGCTCAACGGTGTGTCGATCTTCCCCAAGAAGGGGAACGAACCCATCACCGTCGCCAACCTGAAGAAGTGGGTCGCGGAGGCCAACAAGGGCAAGGGCGCGGGCACGGCCACCCCCGCCCCGTCCGGGTCCTGAGCGGCGGAAACCTGGGGAATCGATGACCCGCTCGTTACCCAGACGTTGTCGGGCGGGTTGCCGCACCTCCCGCCCGGCAAGGTAGCGTCGACCCTGTCATGGACCTTGCCTACATTCCCAGCCCGTCGACCGGCGTGATCGATCTCGGCCCGATCCCGCTTCGCGGCTACGCGTTCTGCATCATCATCGGTGTGTTTGTCGCCGTCTGGCTCGGCAACAAGCGCTGGATCGCCCGAGGGGGCAGAGCCGGCACCGTCGCCGACATCGCCGTCTGGGCGGTGCCCTTCGGCCTCGTCGGCGGGAGGCTCTACCACGTCATCACCGACTACCAGCTGTACTTCAGCGACGGTGAGGACTGGGTCGACGCCTTCAAGATCTGGCAGGGCGGCCTCGGTATCTGGGGTGCGATCGCGCTGGGCGCGGTCGGTGCCTGGATCGGCTGCCGCCGCCGTGGGATCCCGCTGCCGGCCTGGGCCGACGCGCTCGCCCCCGGTATCGCCGTCGCCCAGGCCTGCGGCCGCTGGGGCAACTGGTTCAACCAGGAGCTGTACGGCCGGGAGACCGACGTCCCGTGGGCGCTGAAGATCAGCGAGGGCCCCAACCGGGTGGCGGGTACCTACCACCCGACGTTCCTGTACGAGTCGCTGTGGTGCATCGGTGTGGCCCTCCTGGTGATCTGGGCGGACCGCCGGTTCAAGCTCGGGCACGGGCGGGCGTTCGCGCTGTACGTCGCCTCCTACTGCGCCGGCCGCGCGTGGATCGAGTACATGCGCGTGGATGAGGCCCACCACATCCTGGGTCTTCGCCTGAACGTGTGGACCGCGCTGATCGTGTTCGTGCTGGCCGTGGTCTACATGGTGATCTCGGCGAAGGTACGGCCGGGTCGCGAGGAGATCGTGGAGCCGGAGGCGGCGGAGACGCCGGACGCGGTCGAGGCCGGGGACGCCGGTGAGGCGAAGGCCGACGACGCGAAGGCCGACGAGGCGAAGGCCGATGCGGCGAAGGCCGACGACGCCGCGGTCGAGGCCGATGCGGTGGATGCGTCC contains:
- a CDS encoding DUF2752 domain-containing protein gives rise to the protein MDASPSPAAAPPPPGHRPAPGPPGPFPPVFPPAPVPASRLRRIAGPAGVMAGVLGAFVLVGSVDPNEPGHYPVCPLLRFTGIYCPGCGGLRSAYAVAHGDIGAAFGSNALAVIGYGIFAVAWVLWMVRSAAGRPARLALRPVHWWAVGAVLMIFTVVRNLPFGSALAP
- the trpC gene encoding indole-3-glycerol phosphate synthase TrpC; the encoded protein is MSVLDEIIDGVRADLAERQARVSLDELKERAARAPQAKDGVAALRGEGVTVICEVKRSSPSKGALAAIADPAALAADYEAGGASVISVLTEERRFGGSLADLEAVRAKVDIPVLRKDFIVTSYQLWEARAYGADLALLIVAALDQEALVSLIERAESIGLTPLVEAHDEEEAERAVDAGARIIGVNARNLKDLKVDRSTFERVAPEIPDRIVKVAESGVRGPHDLIAYANAGADAVLVGESLVTGRDPRVAVADLVAAGAHPALRHGRG
- the trpM gene encoding tryptophan biosynthesis modulator TrpM, whose amino-acid sequence is MRPAAAAGRDPHAPLARGCRPRGCRAPARRVHGRRVRYVIGDEPGQVNGMRWRTGSAQ
- the trpB gene encoding tryptophan synthase subunit beta, which encodes MSSDFFIPDPDGLIPSAEGYFGAYGGKFIPEALVAAVDEVAVEYDKAKADPAFAAELNELMVNYTGRPSALTEVPRFAEHAGGARIFLKREDLNHTGSHKINNVLGQALLTRRMGKTRVIAETGAGQHGVATATACALFGLECTIYMGEIDTERQALNVARMRMLGAEVIAVKSGSRTLKDAINEAFRDWVANVDRTHYLFGTVAGPHPFPAMVRDFHRVIGVEARRQILERAGRLPDAAVACVGGGSNAIGLFHALIPDEDVRLIGCEPAGHGVETGEHAATLTEGEPGILHGSRSYVLQDEEGQITEPYSISAGLDYPGIGPEHAYLKDIGRGEYRAVTDDAAMQALRLLSRTEGIIPAIESAHALAGALEVGKELGKDGLILVNLSGRGDKDMDTAARYFGLYEADAAVEADAAGHGAEIEGDAK
- the trpA gene encoding tryptophan synthase subunit alpha, producing MSGNIELLNTTLAAAKAEDRAALIAYLPAGFPTVDGGIAAVKAVAAGGADVVEVGLPHSDPVLDGPVIQTADDIALRGGVKIADVMRTVREAHEATGIPILVMTYWNPIDRYGVERFTAELAEAGGAGCILPDLPVQESALWREHAEKHGLATVFVVAPSSKDERLATITAAGSGFVYAASLMGVTGTRVSVGEQAQDLVRRTRATTGLPVCVGLGVSNADQAAEVAGFADGVIVGSAFVKRMLDAPDEQAGLAAVRSLAADLAEGVRKR
- a CDS encoding thioredoxin domain-containing protein — translated: MSEKNQEGKRAARDRLIQQREQMKARERRRRTLIVSTAVVGVLALAAVVGVIAANSGGKGDKDKASGPAVAPSGATGKDSLAIQVGADDAPSTLTIWEDFRCPVCAQFENAFRDTIHQLEQSKQLKVEYHLATLIDGNLGGSGSLKAANAAACAQDVGKFSAYHDILYRNQPQESDDAFGDNSKLIDLSKKVEGLDTPAFRSCVEDGTHDSWVQKSDKAFRDGGFQGTPTALLNGVSIFPKKGNEPITVANLKKWVAEANKGKGAGTATPAPSGS
- the lgt gene encoding prolipoprotein diacylglyceryl transferase, yielding MDLAYIPSPSTGVIDLGPIPLRGYAFCIIIGVFVAVWLGNKRWIARGGRAGTVADIAVWAVPFGLVGGRLYHVITDYQLYFSDGEDWVDAFKIWQGGLGIWGAIALGAVGAWIGCRRRGIPLPAWADALAPGIAVAQACGRWGNWFNQELYGRETDVPWALKISEGPNRVAGTYHPTFLYESLWCIGVALLVIWADRRFKLGHGRAFALYVASYCAGRAWIEYMRVDEAHHILGLRLNVWTALIVFVLAVVYMVISAKVRPGREEIVEPEAAETPDAVEAGDAGEAKADDAKADEAKADAAKADDAAVEADAVDASDASEASETKDAAETAKG